A stretch of DNA from Methylobacterium sp. CB376:
GCTGCCCTGGGGGCGGATCCACTGGTTCTTCGGGGACGAGCGCGTCGGCCCCGCGCCGGAGGCCGGCAGCAACCGGCGCATGGTCGAGGAGGCCTTCGGTCCCGATTCGCCGCTGCCGCCGGGCCACCTCCACCCGATCCCGACCGGGCCGAGCCCGGAGGCCGCGGCGGAGGCCTACGCGGACCGGCTGCGGGCCGCCTACGGGGGCGCGGTCCTCGACCCGGCCCGGCCCCTGTTCGACCTCGTGCTGCTCGGCCTCGGCGAGGACGGGCACACGGCCTCGCTGTTCCCGGGCAAGCCGGAACTCGCGGCGGAAGCCTGGGTCGTCGCCGTCCCGGAGGCCGGGCTCGCGCCCTTCGTGCCGCGGGTGAGCCTGACCTTCCCGGCCCTGGCCTCGGCGCGGCTGGTGCTCGTCCTCGTCACCGGCGAGGGCAAGCGCGCGCCGCTGGCGCGCCTCGCCGCGGGGGAGGACCTGCCGGCCGGCCGCGTCCGGTCCGCGGGCGACCTCGTCTGGCTGCTCGACGCGGCCGCGGCCGGCTGACGCGATCCCCGCCGCCTCCCGCGCGGCCGCGGTT
This window harbors:
- the pgl gene encoding 6-phosphogluconolactonase; translation: MAILPPGTEVLPDAEAVARAAAERLVALAAAPGTCRVALAGGSTPRRLYGLLAGPDFRTRLPWGRIHWFFGDERVGPAPEAGSNRRMVEEAFGPDSPLPPGHLHPIPTGPSPEAAAEAYADRLRAAYGGAVLDPARPLFDLVLLGLGEDGHTASLFPGKPELAAEAWVVAVPEAGLAPFVPRVSLTFPALASARLVLVLVTGEGKRAPLARLAAGEDLPAGRVRSAGDLVWLLDAAAAG